The window GCCGGAAACTTTTGATGCCAGGATGATTGATTCTGGCACAATGCACATTGATATTTTTGAAAGGCTAAGTGCGATGGAGATCGGTCAGTCGGTAGTGATCATTCATGACCAGAACCTGAGGCCGCTATATTTTCGTTTACAGGCCGAATGCAGACAGGCGTTCGGCTGGGAAACGCTGGATGATGGTCCCGAGGCCTGGCGTGTTCAGCTCACCAGGAAAACTCCGGGAGCAAATAGTGAAACCATAGGCGATATGGTATCCCGCGATTACCGGAACGCCGCTGTATTTAAAAAATTGGACGTGGATTTTAGCTGCGATGGCAAAAGGACCCTGGAACAGGTTTGCACAGACTATTATTTGAATATAGACGACCTGCGTACGCAGCTTGATATTTGTTTAACCCAACCTGCGGTACAAACCATTAACCTGTTAAGTTGGGCCCCGGCGTTTTTATGCCGTTACCTTATCAATCTTAACCATCAATACATCAAAATAAACACGCCTTTTATTGCCGAACTGGCTCAAAAAGTTGCCGTTGGATATAAAGACAGTCATCCGCAGATTGGCCGGGTTAGTAATCTTTTTTTTAATGCCGGGGAAATTATGATGCGCGATATACTGATGGAAGAGGCGTCGCTGTTTCCTGACATTGTTAAGCTATCGGAGTGTTATAATAAAGATTGCTTGCCTGCTAAGGATACAACAGTTGATATTTTAACCACCTTTTATGATATGATGGCAACACATGAAAAAATAGCGGCCGATTTTCGCCTTATCCGGCAGCTAACCAATAATTACCAGGTGCCCCGTTATGTTTCTTCATCCTATAATATTTTGTATAAACTTCTCCAGGAGTATGAAGATGACCTGCTATTCAATTTCCATCTTGAAAATAATTTACTTCTCCCTAAAGTGATAACCATTCGCAATAAAATGAGGTCGATGCAAATTCCCCACTGATAAGCTGTTGTTGGCCGATGTTAAATTAAGTTCCGTTTTTTAAATATAAAAAAATAATGATTCACACATTTCATATCCCGGTTTTGGGTCTTGGGTACTCCATTGATACCCCGTTAAAGGTTGCACGTTATGGCATATCGTCTGTTATTTCTATCGTAGACGATGAATTAATTGAAAGAATGCGGGCTTACCACTGTCATCTAAATGATGAACCTTACATAGCTATAACCAAAAAAGAACCCGATTACCGGGCAAAACGCATTACCGCCTACCTTGACCTGGTGAACTTGCTTGTTACCCGCCAGTTTGATCATTTGCGCAATATGGATTTTGATAAAGGAAATGACCTGCGCAGGTATTTTGAACTGCTGCCCGAGCAATCGAGGCTGCGGCAGGGTTACGATCTGATGCTTGATTATCCGGAAGGAGCACAAAAAAAGGTATTTCAGCGAAGGTTGGTTAAAGAGATGAAACCGGGAAGCATTGATGTAAACATCATGTCGAAATTAGATAAAATGAACTATACGGCCAATGGCGATTATACCGGCGATACGTTTACCGATGCCTTGGCGGCGCTGCGCGGTTTTGCCGAAAGTAAGCTCCAATCGTCAATTATTTTATCAGCAGGCATGAACCCTCGCCTGTACAGTTACCTGGAAGCTTTTCCTGGGTTTTTCCCCGGCGATGAGGGGCAACTTTTAAAAAAGGTTGTTTTAAAGGTAAGCGACTTC is drawn from Mucilaginibacter ginsenosidivorax and contains these coding sequences:
- a CDS encoding DUF542 domain-containing protein → MNRPETFDARMIDSGTMHIDIFERLSAMEIGQSVVIIHDQNLRPLYFRLQAECRQAFGWETLDDGPEAWRVQLTRKTPGANSETIGDMVSRDYRNAAVFKKLDVDFSCDGKRTLEQVCTDYYLNIDDLRTQLDICLTQPAVQTINLLSWAPAFLCRYLINLNHQYIKINTPFIAELAQKVAVGYKDSHPQIGRVSNLFFNAGEIMMRDILMEEASLFPDIVKLSECYNKDCLPAKDTTVDILTTFYDMMATHEKIAADFRLIRQLTNNYQVPRYVSSSYNILYKLLQEYEDDLLFNFHLENNLLLPKVITIRNKMRSMQIPH